The Tissierellales bacterium nucleotide sequence GTATAGTTATATTTCCTATTTTAAAAGCTAAAAAGTTATTTAATACATGAGCCATAGAGGATTCCAAAGAAACCGTAACTCTTAAACCATCCCCACCATAAGCCCAAACAAGTTCAGGACTTTTAAATGGAGCCACTAGCCAAAATATACACATAAGGGATACAACGGAAAATCCTATATAGGTTCCTACAGTCATTTCTTGACCTTTTATTCTGTTTAACATCCTACCATAAAAATATCCAAAAATAGTTGCTAGTGGAACAGCTATTAATATAGAAACTAAAAGGCCTTTAAATCCAGTCAGTTGAAATTCTATGCTTACCAATGCACCTATTAAACCAAAGACTATTCCTAAAGGTAGATTAAAGTTAAGACCAACTCCAGACTGTACAGCTGGCACCATGGCTAATACTAATATGGCGTTCATACCAAACCTTACTAGTATATCTGAAATTATTCCAGATAGAGGAATACCTATATTAACTGCAAGTATAATTAAGCCCATTAAAAACAAGGCAATTATAAATCTTGGAAAACCAATTTTATTTATAATTCTTTTCATTTAACTCACCACCTTATCAAGACTTTCTCCAGCCATTAGAAGGCCAAATTCTTCATCGGAAGCGTTTGGAGGTAGAATACCATTTATTCTACCGTCATATATAATTGCTATTCTATCGGAGAGTTG carries:
- a CDS encoding ABC transporter permease yields the protein MKRIINKIGFPRFIIALFLMGLIILAVNIGIPLSGIISDILVRFGMNAILVLAMVPAVQSGVGLNFNLPLGIVFGLIGALVSIEFQLTGFKGLLVSILIAVPLATIFGYFYGRMLNRIKGQEMTVGTYIGFSVVSLMCIFWLVAPFKSPELVWAYGGDGLRVTVSLESSMAHVLNNFLAFKIGNITIPTGLLLFFAIFAFIIWVYGRSEKGLSMKVAGSNENFALANGIDVDRERIIGTIISTVLAAIGIIVYSQAFGFLQLYNAPLYAAMPAVASILIGGASLNRAKIIHVIIGTLLFQSLLVVSLPVINVLSEGSMSEVIRTIVSNGIILYALTRTGGDQA